One Clostridium novyi NT genomic window carries:
- a CDS encoding IS1182-like element ISCno1 family transposase, with translation MLTNNERKQNQLELVYIENLVPENHILRKIDKYIDFSFIRDLTKDLYCPDNGRPSVDPVVLFKMLFIGYLFGIRSERQLVKEIQVNVAYRWFLGYGLTDKIPSHSTISQNRTKRFSNTNIHQEIFDNIVFQAINRNLVDGKILYTDSTHLKANANKHKFIKKEITKSTKEYFDELENDINKDRINHNKKPLKKKTKIAETKEIKVSTTDPDSGYMVRDGKPKGFFYLDHRTVDGKYNIITDVHVTPGNINDVDPYVKRIETQIEKFNFNTKYLVADAGYSTNPICKQISDKNYQGVFGFRLGPHVKGKYTKYRFQYVKELDGYVCINNCFLKYRTTTREGYKEYLSNAEHCAYCKYKNNCLTSDKSINRTIRRHVWEDYKDQIFRFTKTEKGKSIYKRRKEKIERSFADSKELHGLRYCRMRGIKNVSEQCLLTAAVQNMKKIAMVLSHYFLCTLIQIYSKLTYIINIFRMLSHKRILA, from the coding sequence ATGCTTACTAATAATGAAAGAAAACAAAATCAATTAGAACTAGTTTATATAGAAAATTTAGTACCTGAAAATCACATACTTAGAAAGATAGATAAATACATAGACTTTTCATTTATAAGAGATTTAACTAAGGATTTATATTGTCCTGATAATGGAAGACCTTCAGTAGACCCAGTTGTATTATTTAAAATGCTTTTTATAGGATACCTATTCGGTATACGTTCAGAGCGTCAGCTTGTAAAAGAAATCCAGGTAAATGTAGCTTACAGATGGTTTTTAGGATATGGACTTACTGATAAAATACCAAGTCATTCCACTATAAGCCAGAATAGAACAAAAAGATTTAGTAATACAAATATACATCAAGAAATATTTGATAATATTGTATTTCAAGCTATTAATAGAAACTTGGTTGATGGCAAAATTCTATATACTGATTCTACTCACTTAAAAGCTAACGCTAATAAACATAAATTTATTAAAAAAGAAATAACTAAATCCACAAAGGAATACTTTGATGAATTAGAGAATGACATTAATAAAGATAGAATTAATCATAATAAAAAGCCTCTAAAAAAAAAGACTAAAATAGCTGAAACTAAGGAAATAAAAGTAAGTACAACTGATCCAGACAGTGGATATATGGTTAGAGATGGAAAACCTAAAGGCTTTTTTTATTTAGATCATAGAACTGTTGACGGAAAGTATAATATTATAACAGACGTTCATGTTACTCCCGGGAATATAAACGATGTAGATCCTTATGTTAAAAGAATAGAAACTCAAATAGAAAAGTTTAATTTTAATACAAAATATTTAGTAGCAGATGCCGGATATTCTACGAATCCTATTTGTAAACAAATTTCAGACAAAAATTATCAAGGTGTTTTTGGGTTCCGTTTAGGACCCCATGTTAAAGGAAAATATACAAAATATAGATTTCAGTATGTTAAAGAATTAGATGGATATGTGTGTATTAATAATTGCTTTTTAAAATATAGAACTACTACGAGGGAAGGTTATAAAGAATATTTAAGTAATGCGGAGCATTGTGCTTATTGCAAATATAAAAATAATTGCTTAACATCTGATAAATCCATTAATAGAACTATACGTCGTCATGTTTGGGAAGACTATAAAGATCAAATTTTTAGATTTACTAAAACAGAAAAAGGTAAAAGTATTTACAAACGACGTAAAGAAAAGATTGAGCGTAGCTTTGCTGATTCAAAAGAATTACATGGGCTACGTTATTGTCGCATGCGAGGAATTAAAAATGTTTCTGAGCAGTGCCTACTTACAGCGGCAGTTCAGAATATGAAAAAGATAGCCATGGTGCTATCGCATTATTTTTTGTGTACATTAATTCAAATTTATTCCAAATTAACATACATAATAAATATTTTTCGAATGCTATCGCATAAAAGAATTTTGGCGTAA
- a CDS encoding sodium-dependent transporter produces MKEHSNREGFSSGLAAFFATLGSAVGLGNIWKFPYVVGSNGGAAFLLVYFGFILFIGLPIMISEFYIGRKTRKNVVGAIDQFTTNKIWKGIGGLSILGAYFVLFFYSTVGGWVYSYVFKSIRGVFNGSTTESVRQEFLGTTNAMISPIVWQLVVIVVVSIILILGVKNGIEKITKTLMPVLFILILACDIKALTLPGMGNSFKFLFKADFSSLTTQGILMAMGLAFFKMSVGMGAMVTYGSYFTKKDNMIGTAVKVAISDTIVSLLVGLAVFSAVFTFNMKPAGGPGLLFMTVPLVFTKIPFGTVLLVAFFILASIAATMAMTSMCEVVVVYLVEQKGMSRTKSVILNACIIFGFGIFATLSSNSGAVLGGFTIAGLRIFEIFDYLSSNIILPLGGFFIAILIGYFIPKKDFQEELSNNGELKNRKVISICRFILRYITPVLVLVVFLSSIGIIK; encoded by the coding sequence TTGAAAGAACACAGTAATAGAGAAGGATTTTCATCGGGGCTTGCAGCGTTCTTTGCAACATTAGGTTCGGCTGTTGGATTGGGGAATATATGGAAATTTCCTTACGTGGTAGGTTCTAATGGAGGGGCTGCGTTTTTATTAGTTTATTTTGGATTTATCTTGTTTATAGGACTTCCAATTATGATTAGTGAATTCTACATAGGAAGGAAAACCAGAAAAAATGTTGTTGGAGCTATAGATCAGTTCACAACTAATAAGATTTGGAAGGGAATTGGCGGACTTTCCATATTGGGTGCATATTTTGTATTGTTTTTTTATAGTACAGTAGGTGGATGGGTTTATTCATATGTATTTAAATCTATTAGGGGAGTATTTAATGGGTCAACAACAGAAAGTGTAAGACAAGAATTTTTAGGTACTACAAATGCAATGATTAGTCCAATAGTATGGCAGCTTGTAGTTATAGTTGTTGTTTCTATTATTTTAATATTAGGTGTAAAAAACGGTATAGAAAAAATAACAAAGACACTTATGCCTGTATTGTTTATACTTATTTTGGCTTGTGATATTAAAGCATTAACATTACCTGGTATGGGTAATAGTTTTAAATTCTTATTTAAAGCTGATTTTTCAAGCTTAACTACACAGGGAATTTTAATGGCAATGGGATTGGCTTTCTTTAAAATGTCTGTAGGTATGGGGGCTATGGTTACTTACGGAAGTTATTTTACAAAGAAGGACAATATGATAGGCACTGCAGTTAAGGTAGCGATTTCAGATACTATAGTATCTCTTTTAGTTGGATTAGCGGTATTTTCTGCTGTATTTACTTTTAACATGAAACCAGCAGGAGGTCCTGGACTTTTATTTATGACAGTGCCTCTAGTGTTTACAAAGATACCATTTGGTACAGTATTATTAGTAGCATTTTTTATTTTAGCATCAATTGCTGCAACAATGGCTATGACATCTATGTGTGAGGTTGTTGTTGTTTATCTAGTAGAGCAAAAAGGAATGTCTAGAACAAAATCAGTTATATTAAATGCTTGTATAATTTTTGGATTTGGAATTTTTGCAACACTTTCATCAAATTCGGGTGCTGTATTAGGTGGATTTACAATAGCAGGACTTAGAATTTTTGAGATTTTTGATTATTTATCTTCTAATATAATTTTACCATTGGGAGGATTTTTCATAGCTATATTAATTGGATACTTTATTCCTAAGAAGGACTTTCAAGAGGAACTTTCTAATAATGGTGAACTTAAAAATCGTAAAGTAATAAGCATATGCAGATTTATATTAAGATATATTACTCCAGTGCTAGTTTTAGTTGTATTTTTAAGTTCCATTGGGATAATAAAATAG
- a CDS encoding NAD-dependent protein deacylase, giving the protein MSCVDKIQKLKDIINESSRIVFFGGAGVSTESKIPDFRSETGLYKTKHNFTYSPEQMLSHSFFMKNTEDFFEFYKKKMVYKDAKPNDAHIALAKLEEMGKLTAVITQNIDGLHQMAGSKNVLELHGSILRNYCMKCGKSFDLDYVMNSKEAIPYCDACGKIVKPDVVLYEEELNMDVMYSAIKHIKEADTLIVGGTSLVVYPAAGLIQYFNGKNLVLINKAETPYDDKANLVIHDSIGKVLKEAL; this is encoded by the coding sequence ATGAGTTGTGTGGATAAAATTCAAAAATTAAAAGATATTATTAATGAAAGTTCAAGGATAGTATTCTTTGGTGGAGCTGGGGTTTCAACAGAAAGTAAAATTCCCGATTTTAGATCTGAAACAGGGCTTTATAAAACAAAACATAATTTCACATATTCACCAGAACAGATGTTAAGTCATAGCTTTTTTATGAAAAATACAGAAGATTTCTTTGAGTTTTATAAAAAGAAAATGGTATATAAGGATGCAAAACCAAATGATGCACACATAGCACTTGCAAAATTAGAAGAAATGGGCAAATTAACAGCTGTTATAACTCAAAATATTGATGGACTTCATCAAATGGCTGGTTCTAAAAATGTGTTAGAATTGCACGGTTCTATACTTAGAAACTACTGCATGAAGTGCGGAAAGAGTTTTGATTTAGATTATGTAATGAATAGTAAAGAAGCTATACCTTACTGTGATGCTTGTGGAAAGATTGTAAAACCTGATGTTGTGTTATATGAAGAAGAATTAAATATGGATGTAATGTATAGTGCAATTAAACATATAAAAGAGGCTGATACTTTAATTGTAGGAGGAACATCATTAGTTGTATATCCTGCAGCTGGACTTATACAATATTTTAACGGCAAAAATTTAGTTTTAATTAATAAGGCTGAAACTCCTTATGATGATAAAGCTAACCTTGTAATACATGATAGTATAGGAAAGGTTTTAAAAGAAGCCTTATAA
- a CDS encoding peptidylprolyl isomerase: MENKVLATVNGREITENDIQESIKRFPKEQQAYLATEQGKKQLLEQLISFEVFYNYGKEMEYDKTKEYTTAIEIMERDALTQLSVNKVLSQVELTDKEVEDYYNANKSNFVVGEMISAKHILVDTEELAKEVAEEIKNGMTFGDAATKYSTCPSKAQGGNLGKFGKGQMVPEFEEAAFNLEIGKVSEPVKTQFGYHLIQVEEKQEATEKSFDEVKDLIRTNLLQERQKVKYATTVEELKKKYNVEVK; encoded by the coding sequence ATGGAAAATAAAGTTTTAGCTACAGTTAATGGAAGAGAAATAACAGAAAATGATATTCAAGAATCAATAAAAAGATTTCCAAAAGAACAACAAGCTTATTTAGCAACTGAACAAGGTAAAAAACAATTATTAGAACAATTAATATCTTTTGAGGTTTTCTATAATTATGGAAAAGAAATGGAATATGACAAAACAAAAGAATATACTACTGCTATAGAAATAATGGAAAGAGATGCTTTAACACAATTATCAGTAAACAAAGTACTTTCACAAGTAGAACTTACAGATAAAGAAGTTGAAGACTATTACAATGCTAATAAGTCTAATTTCGTTGTTGGAGAAATGATCTCAGCAAAACACATACTTGTTGATACTGAAGAATTAGCTAAAGAAGTTGCTGAAGAAATAAAAAATGGAATGACTTTTGGTGATGCTGCAACTAAATATTCAACCTGTCCTTCAAAAGCTCAAGGCGGAAACCTTGGAAAATTCGGTAAGGGTCAAATGGTTCCTGAATTTGAAGAAGCTGCATTTAACTTAGAAATAGGAAAAGTAAGTGAACCTGTTAAAACTCAATTTGGATATCATTTAATACAAGTAGAAGAAAAGCAAGAAGCTACTGAAAAGTCATTTGATGAAGTTAAGGATCTAATTAGAACTAACTTACTTCAAGAAAGACAAAAAGTAAAATACGCAACAACTGTAGAAGAATTAAAGAAAAAATATAACGTAGAAGTTAAGTAG
- a CDS encoding CPBP family intramembrane glutamic endopeptidase — translation MLNEEYNKSDALVKIVSLCIIYFVIASILMQILINFLGKNIFNIEDNYDMYSKVTKYLLNTETGTLYIKVLESIGIFLTLMLLIRIFDNKGIKDIRFFQGVNRGRNILIGLGLGALSITAVFLTLIWTGEITLKNSLKYPSIDKSIFLGVIVFILVAVNEEVLCRGYILNTLDIKNKPVRASIISSCLFSIMHTLNPNVKVMGLINIFLIGMLFSYMYIKTKNLWMSIGYHITWNYFQGNVFGFPVSGQSQFHSIYLIKYIHENIITGGKFGPEAGILVTLIIGINFIIVWKFINCKK, via the coding sequence GTGTTGAATGAGGAATATAATAAATCAGATGCTTTAGTTAAGATTGTTTCATTATGTATTATTTATTTTGTAATTGCTAGTATCTTAATGCAAATTCTTATTAACTTCTTAGGAAAAAATATATTTAATATAGAAGATAATTATGATATGTATTCTAAAGTTACTAAATACCTTTTAAACACAGAAACAGGTACACTATATATTAAAGTATTAGAATCAATTGGTATATTTCTAACTTTGATGTTGTTAATTAGAATTTTTGATAACAAAGGTATTAAGGATATAAGGTTTTTTCAAGGTGTTAATAGAGGGAGAAACATATTAATTGGCTTAGGATTAGGAGCTTTATCAATAACCGCGGTGTTTTTAACTTTAATCTGGACTGGAGAAATAACTCTTAAAAATTCATTGAAGTATCCAAGTATAGATAAGAGTATTTTTTTAGGTGTTATAGTTTTTATTCTAGTGGCAGTAAATGAAGAAGTTTTATGTAGGGGATATATTTTAAATACATTAGACATTAAGAATAAACCTGTAAGGGCATCTATAATATCTTCTTGTTTGTTTTCTATAATGCATACATTAAATCCAAATGTAAAAGTTATGGGACTTATTAATATATTCTTAATAGGAATGTTGTTTTCTTATATGTATATAAAGACGAAAAATCTTTGGATGTCGATTGGATATCATATAACTTGGAACTATTTTCAGGGAAATGTTTTCGGATTTCCTGTCAGCGGACAAAGTCAATTTCATTCTATTTATTTAATTAAATATATTCATGAAAATATAATAACAGGTGGAAAGTTTGGACCAGAAGCAGGAATTTTAGTAACTTTAATTATAGGAATAAACTTTATTATAGTGTGGAAGTTTATAAATTGTAAAAAATAA
- a CDS encoding ABC transporter permease, whose amino-acid sequence MGKLIKYELKGNYKTFCALFAIIILLQGLFLTRIGHWKSGSIIGITVLVNTILFITVLIFVEKSFANEIYEDRGYLTFTLPVSGYKVLGSKIIIGVLWFLISGFISFISFKTIINALSGEDLIKILSSRIDIKQFVLIGIIYAIIVLIMLLLTIYFSITLTRVAYKGKKISGFIGFIVFIVLNFVISYISYKVGDVFPHEMKISLDMVNSLGSTGIINDGTVTITPEYFTINIARSIYMLVVYIGMFFGTGYLLENKMNI is encoded by the coding sequence ATGGGGAAGTTAATTAAATATGAGTTAAAAGGAAATTATAAAACATTTTGTGCTTTGTTTGCTATAATTATATTATTACAAGGATTATTTTTAACAAGAATAGGACATTGGAAGTCTGGTTCTATTATAGGTATTACAGTACTCGTAAATACTATTTTATTTATAACTGTATTAATTTTTGTCGAAAAATCTTTTGCAAATGAAATATATGAAGATAGAGGATATTTAACATTTACTTTACCTGTAAGTGGATATAAGGTATTAGGTTCAAAAATTATAATTGGAGTGTTATGGTTTTTAATTTCAGGATTTATAAGTTTTATTTCATTTAAAACTATAATAAATGCTTTAAGCGGAGAAGATTTAATTAAGATTCTAAGTTCAAGAATAGATATAAAACAATTCGTATTAATTGGGATAATATATGCTATCATTGTATTAATAATGTTATTGCTTACAATATATTTTTCTATAACATTAACAAGAGTTGCTTATAAGGGAAAGAAGATAAGTGGATTTATAGGATTTATAGTATTCATAGTTTTAAACTTTGTAATAAGCTATATATCATATAAAGTTGGAGATGTTTTTCCTCATGAGATGAAAATTTCATTGGACATGGTAAATTCATTAGGTTCAACTGGAATTATAAATGATGGAACTGTAACTATTACACCAGAATATTTCACAATAAATATTGCAAGAAGTATATATATGTTAGTTGTTTATATAGGAATGTTCTTTGGAACAGGATATTTATTAGAAAATAAAATGAATATATAG
- a CDS encoding ABC transporter ATP-binding protein, with protein sequence MDIILETKDLCKNYFNKKALDNFNLTLEKGKVFGLLGPNGSGKTTFIKIATGLLRQSSGEILIDGNKPGVKTKEIVSYLPDKNYLYKWMKISDAIELFKDFYKDFDENKCNELLEFMKLDRSLKVTALSKGMLEKLNLTLVLSRKAKLYILDEPLAAVDPVAREQILDAIIKNYNEDSSMIITTHLVHDIERIFDDIAFIKDGSIVLQGNAEDLRCQKGKSVDELFREVFQ encoded by the coding sequence TTGGATATTATATTAGAAACTAAAGATTTATGTAAAAATTATTTTAACAAGAAAGCTTTAGATAATTTTAATTTAACATTAGAAAAGGGAAAAGTTTTTGGATTACTTGGACCTAATGGAAGTGGTAAAACAACATTTATAAAAATTGCAACTGGGCTTTTAAGACAATCTAGTGGAGAAATCTTAATAGATGGAAATAAGCCAGGTGTTAAAACTAAAGAAATAGTATCATATCTTCCAGATAAAAATTATTTGTATAAATGGATGAAGATAAGTGATGCAATAGAATTATTTAAGGATTTTTATAAGGACTTTGATGAGAATAAGTGTAATGAGCTTTTAGAGTTTATGAAGCTTGATAGAAGTTTAAAGGTAACAGCATTATCAAAGGGTATGCTTGAAAAGTTAAATCTTACTTTAGTGTTATCTAGAAAAGCTAAACTTTATATATTAGATGAGCCTTTAGCGGCAGTAGATCCTGTTGCAAGAGAGCAAATATTAGATGCTATTATAAAAAATTATAATGAAGATAGTTCTATGATTATAACAACGCATCTTGTACATGATATAGAAAGAATTTTTGATGATATTGCATTTATAAAGGATGGAAGTATAGTGCTTCAAGGAAATGCTGAAGATTTAAGATGTCAAAAGGGTAAATCCGTTGATGAATTATTTAGGGAGGTATTTCAATAA
- a CDS encoding GntR family transcriptional regulator, producing the protein MNIKFDEKIPIYVQVMDIIKKDIISGKLKKGDKLSSVRDLSEKLKVNPNTVQRAYKELERENLAYTQRGMGTFIVEDVDIINDLKRNTAKDIMKKFIESMRSLGFEDEEIIDLVIKSLKGEK; encoded by the coding sequence ATGAATATAAAATTTGATGAGAAAATTCCTATATATGTTCAAGTTATGGATATTATAAAAAAGGATATTATTTCAGGTAAGTTAAAAAAGGGTGATAAGTTATCATCCGTAAGAGACTTATCAGAGAAATTAAAGGTAAATCCTAATACAGTACAAAGGGCATATAAGGAACTTGAACGGGAAAATCTAGCGTATACCCAAAGAGGTATGGGAACTTTTATAGTTGAAGATGTGGATATAATTAATGATTTAAAAAGGAATACGGCAAAGGATATTATGAAAAAATTTATTGAGAGTATGAGAAGTTTAGGCTTTGAAGATGAAGAAATAATAGATCTCGTAATAAAAAGTTTAAAGGGGGAAAAGTAA
- a CDS encoding PaaI family thioesterase, with product MDILDNMGNLKVASCVSIMEPKVMEYKEGESLTLSFPVLEKYLNPLKCMQGGFITAAFDNTFGIFFIMESGGEALTTIDISTSYHRPIFLGDELIITVYIKQMGNTIVHMYGEAHNKENKLIATGNTNIMRIQNRINN from the coding sequence ATGGATATATTAGATAATATGGGAAATTTAAAAGTAGCAAGTTGTGTAAGCATTATGGAACCTAAGGTTATGGAATACAAAGAAGGAGAAAGTTTAACGCTTTCATTTCCTGTTCTAGAGAAATATTTAAATCCACTAAAGTGTATGCAAGGAGGATTTATAACAGCTGCATTTGACAATACATTTGGGATATTTTTTATAATGGAAAGTGGAGGAGAAGCACTAACTACAATAGATATTTCAACCAGTTATCACAGACCTATATTCTTAGGAGATGAACTTATAATTACAGTATACATAAAGCAAATGGGAAATACTATAGTTCATATGTATGGAGAAGCACATAATAAAGAAAACAAGCTAATTGCAACAGGAAATACTAATATAATGCGTATCCAAAATAGGATTAACAATTAA
- a CDS encoding uracil-DNA glycosylase, with the protein MNINDELKLRIEKIVEEYNSDETGGFITGDGPIPSDILFVGEAPGKNEVEQGKPFVGMAGETFSNYLKSIGLDRSNIRITNTCFFRPIKRKTGKTGRVTVSNRPPKVSEVNLFREVLDDEINLVNPKIIITLGNVPLKRLTEFKSIGDCHGNLYYNESLKRYVFPMYHPSALTYNKNDEFKAMYENDWLKLKEVLKTL; encoded by the coding sequence ATAAACATTAATGATGAATTAAAACTTAGAATAGAAAAAATAGTTGAAGAATATAACTCTGATGAAACTGGTGGCTTTATAACTGGAGATGGTCCTATACCAAGTGATATTTTGTTTGTTGGAGAAGCTCCTGGTAAAAATGAAGTGGAACAAGGGAAACCTTTTGTAGGAATGGCAGGGGAAACTTTTAGTAACTATCTAAAGTCTATTGGACTTGATCGAAGTAATATAAGAATAACTAACACTTGCTTTTTTCGTCCTATTAAAAGGAAAACAGGGAAAACTGGTAGAGTTACTGTAAGTAATAGACCTCCAAAGGTTTCTGAAGTTAATTTATTTCGTGAAGTTTTAGATGATGAGATAAATCTTGTAAATCCTAAAATAATCATTACTTTAGGTAATGTTCCATTAAAAAGACTTACAGAATTTAAAAGCATAGGTGATTGCCACGGAAATCTTTATTATAATGAATCTTTAAAAAGATATGTATTCCCTATGTATCACCCATCTGCACTAACTTACAATAAGAATGATGAATTTAAAGCAATGTATGAAAATGATTGGTTAAAATTAAAAGAAGTCTTAAAAACTTTATAG